One Staphylococcus ratti DNA segment encodes these proteins:
- a CDS encoding LytTR family DNA-binding domain-containing protein: protein MKLSLNIDENITEPNITIEAPTLTNNIKTIIQCIEDIDQIEQLRGYHDDSISFIKVDDILSIKTEHKQVVALTQHTQYVIKSRLYTLEDVLPSHFIRISKSEIININKLHKLSIEPNGLIKMYLQNAYETYSARRYLKSIKERLEL, encoded by the coding sequence ATGAAACTGAGCCTTAATATCGATGAAAACATAACAGAACCTAACATAACGATTGAAGCACCAACATTAACAAACAATATTAAAACCATTATTCAATGTATTGAAGACATTGACCAAATTGAACAACTTCGCGGTTATCACGATGATTCTATTTCATTTATTAAAGTCGATGATATCTTAAGCATCAAGACTGAGCACAAACAAGTCGTCGCATTGACACAACATACGCAATATGTCATCAAATCAAGATTATATACTCTAGAAGATGTACTTCCTTCTCATTTTATTCGCATATCAAAATCGGAAATTATCAATATCAACAAACTACACAAACTATCTATCGAGCCCAATGGACTTATTAAAATGTATTTACAAAATGCGTATGAAACGTATTCTGCACGACGCTATTTAAAATCAATAAAGGAGCGATTAGAACTATGA
- a CDS encoding sugar kinase: MSVITLGEILLRLSTMQHKRLQDSEALAINFGGAEMNVAIGLSGLGVSTAMLSAVPNNVFGNTIIQTLRKYSVNTEGVYQKKGRLGLYFVEEGYGNRPSKIIYDRSQSVFSHTQSEDFDLEQLMDGYQWFHFTGITPALNAQLFSLIKRAIGVAKSKNMKISCDLNFRSQLWDFQTARQKMSELLYDVDLIFGYEPITLLNEVTGKDKKEGLTRNPPINVLRPLLKEIHETYDITYIAFTQRKNFSPKRNRLHGYISTINNLVETEFVDVEIVDRIGTGDAFSVGILYGLIQQWSLEKTVDFGIQNMCFKHTIPGDFCFASLSEIQTVIHKDNDIDR; the protein is encoded by the coding sequence ATGTCTGTAATTACTTTAGGTGAAATATTGCTGCGTTTATCTACGATGCAGCATAAACGCTTGCAAGATAGTGAGGCGCTAGCGATAAACTTTGGTGGCGCTGAAATGAATGTTGCAATTGGTTTGTCAGGGTTAGGTGTTTCTACAGCAATGCTGTCAGCTGTCCCTAACAATGTTTTTGGCAATACGATTATTCAAACTTTGAGAAAATATTCGGTAAATACTGAAGGGGTTTATCAAAAAAAGGGAAGGCTAGGACTTTATTTTGTTGAAGAAGGTTATGGTAATCGTCCGTCCAAAATTATTTACGATCGTTCTCAAAGTGTTTTTAGTCACACACAGAGTGAGGACTTTGATTTAGAACAACTCATGGATGGCTATCAATGGTTTCATTTTACAGGCATTACACCAGCACTCAATGCGCAGTTATTTTCACTTATTAAACGTGCCATAGGTGTAGCTAAAAGTAAAAATATGAAAATAAGTTGTGATTTGAATTTTCGTTCACAGCTGTGGGATTTTCAAACAGCACGTCAAAAAATGTCTGAACTTTTATATGATGTTGATCTCATTTTTGGTTACGAACCGATTACGTTACTTAATGAGGTTACCGGTAAAGATAAAAAGGAAGGTTTAACACGTAATCCACCGATAAATGTGCTTAGACCTCTTTTAAAAGAGATACATGAAACTTATGACATTACGTATATTGCGTTTACACAACGAAAAAATTTTAGTCCTAAAAGAAACCGCTTACATGGATATATATCCACAATTAATAATTTAGTAGAAACAGAGTTTGTAGATGTTGAGATAGTGGATCGTATCGGTACGGGAGATGCTTTTAGCGTGGGGATTTTATATGGTCTCATACAGCAATGGTCATTAGAAAAGACGGTTGATTTTGGGATACAAAATATGTGCTTTAAACATACGATTCCGGGAGATTTTTGTTTTGCATCGCTATCAGAAATTCAAACCGTGATACACAAAGATAACGATATTGATCGTTAG
- a CDS encoding bifunctional 2-keto-4-hydroxyglutarate aldolase/2-keto-3-deoxy-6-phosphogluconate aldolase: MKKSNILERMHNHYLVAVVRGLSKEEALSTAKQIINGGIYNIEITFTTPQAHEVIAEIRKTVKGTQMVIGAGTVLDSITARLAILNGAEYIVSPHFDKEIAKICNLYCIPYLPGCGSVTEITEALTYGVEVVKLFPGDLLGADFIKNVHGPIPHIELMPSGGVSLNNLHEWYEKGAFAVGIGSALTKASDSIISNTQAFVQKLEEIKG, translated from the coding sequence ATGAAAAAAAGTAACATACTGGAGCGCATGCATAATCATTATCTTGTTGCAGTGGTAAGAGGCCTTTCAAAAGAAGAGGCGTTAAGTACTGCCAAACAAATCATTAATGGTGGCATTTACAATATTGAAATTACTTTTACAACACCACAAGCGCATGAAGTAATTGCAGAGATAAGAAAAACTGTAAAAGGCACGCAGATGGTTATTGGTGCTGGGACGGTGCTGGATAGCATTACAGCACGTTTGGCTATTTTAAATGGTGCGGAATATATTGTGAGCCCACATTTTGATAAAGAGATCGCAAAAATATGTAATTTGTATTGCATCCCATACTTACCTGGTTGTGGTTCTGTCACTGAAATAACAGAAGCACTGACTTATGGTGTGGAAGTCGTAAAACTGTTTCCGGGTGATTTACTAGGTGCAGATTTCATCAAAAATGTACATGGGCCAATTCCACACATTGAATTAATGCCGTCCGGAGGCGTATCATTAAATAATTTACATGAATGGTATGAAAAAGGTGCTTTTGCGGTGGGAATTGGAAGTGCATTAACAAAAGCATCAGACTCAATTATCTCTAATACACAAGCCTTTGTTCAAAAACTTGAAGAAATAAAAGGGTGA
- a CDS encoding DUF3021 domain-containing protein — protein MKNIRKSFSFGILMGLTLSIIFSPIFGRGHYYPLSPSSTIGEWYFTHFSEPIVMLMMVVIWGIIGVLFGQTSRIFEETDWSITRMTLTHFVITYIGFVPLATLAGWLPFRLGGLLSFTIIFIMIYIIVWICNYKSSKKMIKQINQQIKKR, from the coding sequence ATGAAAAACATCAGAAAAAGCTTTTCCTTTGGTATCTTAATGGGCTTAACTTTGTCCATTATTTTTAGCCCTATTTTTGGAAGAGGCCACTATTACCCCCTATCTCCCTCTTCAACAATCGGCGAATGGTATTTTACTCATTTCAGTGAACCGATTGTTATGCTCATGATGGTCGTTATTTGGGGAATTATAGGGGTTTTATTTGGACAAACAAGTCGCATCTTTGAAGAAACAGACTGGAGTATAACCCGGATGACGTTAACCCACTTCGTTATTACGTATATCGGTTTTGTGCCTCTAGCTACATTGGCTGGATGGTTACCATTTCGTTTAGGTGGATTGCTCTCATTTACTATTATTTTTATAATGATATACATTATCGTATGGATATGTAACTATAAATCAAGTAAAAAAATGATTAAACAGATAAATCAACAAATTAAAAAAAGATAA
- a CDS encoding AraC family transcriptional regulator, translating into MMIDIKHLEIVQAHALELLKLEVNVYELNDFKNIIQLFQTPFTNTKRKQFKKEFQTFISQLESRKIYHYKNLFGIHYLLFKYKKYNQIVILGPFLEKRPSERMCHEMLLNANISISNLTSLKQYLTKVPVCHYNDALKMAYLSVRFLKNKFSHYQVVEIDLNFHPESVSYAEQKLRYNYILADIKTRYELENKMLAAIRNGNVEEALALCAQVNLFVSGLKRLKDDLLNFKYRAYLQNTLFRKAIEKANVNLLTIDEISAKYAALIDEADNIDVLESLTYEMVRDYAETALKVNALKYSPKINKVIQYIEMYLDQPLTLNELAKSVKLSPAYLSRTFSKETEKNIPQYILELRLKKACNLIESTDMSIEQVAKYVGFNKQSYFSKCFKDAYGSTPMQYRKVNKGTQT; encoded by the coding sequence ATGATGATTGATATTAAGCATTTAGAAATAGTGCAAGCGCATGCACTTGAGTTATTAAAGTTAGAAGTAAATGTTTATGAATTAAATGACTTTAAGAACATCATTCAATTATTTCAAACGCCTTTTACTAATACCAAAAGAAAACAATTTAAAAAAGAATTTCAAACGTTTATTTCACAGCTAGAAAGCCGTAAAATTTATCATTATAAAAACTTGTTTGGCATTCATTATTTGTTATTTAAATATAAAAAGTACAATCAAATTGTTATATTAGGGCCTTTTTTAGAAAAGAGGCCGAGTGAACGTATGTGTCATGAGATGCTACTTAATGCGAATATTTCAATCTCTAATTTAACGTCGCTGAAACAATATCTTACCAAGGTGCCTGTGTGTCATTACAATGATGCTTTAAAAATGGCATATTTATCTGTCCGATTTTTAAAAAATAAATTTTCACATTATCAGGTGGTAGAGATTGACCTTAATTTCCATCCTGAATCGGTAAGTTATGCTGAACAAAAACTACGTTATAACTACATATTGGCAGATATTAAAACACGTTATGAGTTGGAAAACAAAATGTTAGCAGCAATTCGGAATGGAAATGTTGAAGAAGCCTTAGCACTATGTGCTCAAGTTAATTTATTTGTTTCAGGTTTAAAGCGATTAAAAGATGATTTATTAAACTTTAAATATCGTGCGTACTTACAAAATACATTGTTTCGAAAAGCAATTGAAAAAGCGAATGTCAATTTACTAACGATTGATGAAATATCTGCAAAATACGCAGCGTTGATTGATGAAGCGGACAACATAGATGTACTTGAATCACTGACGTATGAGATGGTTCGAGATTATGCTGAAACAGCGCTTAAAGTCAATGCTTTGAAGTATAGTCCAAAGATCAATAAAGTGATTCAATATATTGAGATGTATTTAGATCAACCGTTGACATTGAATGAGTTGGCAAAAAGCGTCAAGCTATCACCGGCATATCTCTCACGTACATTTAGTAAGGAAACTGAAAAAAATATACCACAATACATTTTGGAACTTCGATTGAAGAAAGCATGTAATTTAATTGAAAGCACGGATATGTCTATCGAACAAGTGGCTAAATACGTAGGATTCAATAAGCAAAGCTATTTTAGTAAATGCTTTAAGGATGCTTATGGAAGTACACCAATGCAATATAGAAAAGTTAACAAAGGAACCCAAACATAA
- the uidA gene encoding beta-glucuronidase — protein sequence MLYPIVTETRQVIDLTGIWKFKLATANEDIDIKQPLDTDKVMAVPGSYNDQGIVQEIRHHVGDVWYERDFTIPKHLKDERIVLRFGSATHHADVYLDGEYVTQHTGGFLPFEVDISDIASVGQHRLTVKVNNILTHKTLPVGNYSEIENDEGVIKKVNTPNFDFFNYAGLHRPVKIYSTPKTYIEDIVIVPHVESANESTVHYDVKVASNDDKIDEVNVVIIDEAQNVCGRQNQLSGDIHLTDVHLWQPLKSYLYRLKVELYQNGELIDTYTERFGIRSIEVKDGQFLINNQPFYFKGFGKHEDTYYHGRGLNEVANVMDIELMKWLGANSFRTSHYPYSEEMMRLADEQGIVVIDETTAVGLHLNFLAALGDVKDPVDTWKEIQTQEAHEQVIRGLIERDKNHACVVMWSIANEPESNLKGAKAYFEPFVDLARELDPQNRPVTIVTILMAQPHNCEVQDLVDVLCLNRYYGWYTQTGDLDAAKKALHQELEAWTERQPGKPIMFTEYGADTLSGFHAIDDQLFTEEYQIKFYEANHEVVDQFKHFIGEQVWNFADFETSNGIIRVKGNKKGIFTRERAPKAVAHYFRKRWHEIPDFNYKS from the coding sequence ATGTTATATCCAATTGTAACGGAGACGAGGCAAGTCATCGATTTAACAGGAATCTGGAAATTTAAATTAGCTACTGCAAATGAGGACATAGATATTAAACAACCACTCGATACAGATAAAGTAATGGCGGTTCCAGGGTCTTACAACGATCAAGGCATTGTCCAAGAAATCAGGCATCATGTTGGAGATGTTTGGTATGAACGCGATTTTACAATCCCAAAGCATTTAAAAGATGAACGTATTGTATTGCGATTTGGCTCAGCGACGCATCATGCAGATGTATATTTAGACGGTGAATATGTTACGCAACATACAGGAGGGTTTCTGCCATTTGAAGTGGATATTAGCGATATAGCATCGGTTGGACAGCATCGCTTAACCGTTAAAGTAAATAATATTTTAACGCATAAGACTTTACCGGTAGGGAATTATTCAGAAATCGAAAATGACGAAGGTGTAATAAAAAAAGTAAATACGCCTAACTTTGATTTCTTTAACTATGCTGGCTTGCATCGTCCAGTGAAAATTTATTCAACACCTAAAACGTATATTGAAGACATTGTTATTGTTCCTCATGTTGAAAGTGCAAATGAGAGTACAGTGCATTATGATGTGAAAGTAGCAAGTAATGACGATAAAATAGACGAAGTTAACGTTGTAATTATTGACGAAGCACAAAACGTTTGTGGTAGACAGAATCAATTATCAGGTGATATTCACCTTACTGACGTCCACTTGTGGCAACCGCTAAAATCATATCTTTACCGCCTTAAAGTGGAACTTTACCAAAATGGTGAATTGATAGATACGTATACTGAACGTTTTGGTATACGGTCAATTGAAGTTAAAGATGGGCAATTTTTAATCAATAATCAGCCTTTCTACTTTAAAGGTTTTGGTAAACATGAAGATACTTATTATCATGGTCGAGGGTTGAATGAAGTAGCGAATGTTATGGATATCGAATTGATGAAGTGGCTAGGTGCAAACTCATTTAGAACTTCTCATTATCCTTATTCAGAAGAAATGATGAGACTTGCAGATGAACAAGGTATTGTAGTGATTGATGAAACCACAGCCGTTGGACTTCATTTGAATTTCTTAGCAGCGCTAGGAGATGTCAAGGACCCTGTTGATACTTGGAAAGAGATTCAAACACAAGAAGCACATGAACAAGTCATTAGAGGATTGATTGAACGTGATAAAAACCATGCTTGCGTTGTCATGTGGTCTATTGCGAATGAACCAGAATCAAACCTTAAAGGTGCTAAAGCCTATTTCGAACCCTTTGTTGATTTAGCGCGTGAGTTAGACCCACAAAATAGACCGGTGACGATTGTCACAATTTTAATGGCGCAACCACATAATTGTGAAGTCCAAGACTTAGTAGATGTGTTATGTCTAAACCGATATTATGGATGGTATACACAAACAGGTGATTTAGATGCTGCCAAAAAAGCATTGCATCAAGAACTAGAAGCGTGGACAGAACGGCAACCAGGTAAGCCAATAATGTTCACTGAATATGGGGCGGATACATTGTCTGGATTCCATGCCATAGATGATCAATTATTTACTGAGGAATATCAAATTAAGTTTTATGAAGCCAACCATGAAGTCGTAGATCAATTTAAACATTTCATAGGAGAACAAGTTTGGAATTTTGCTGACTTTGAAACGAGTAATGGCATTATTCGTGTTAAAGGGAATAAAAAAGGCATTTTTACGAGAGAAAGAGCGCCGAAAGCAGTGGCACATTATTTCAGAAAAAGATGGCATGAAATCCCTGATTTTAATTACAAATCGTAA
- the uxaC gene encoding glucuronate isomerase gives MQLITEDFMLTNDVAKHLYHTYAKHKPIYDYHCHLDPKMISDNVYFDNITSLWLGGDHYKWRAMRAQGIEEKYITGDADPKEKFKKWAITLENSVGNPLYHWSHIELKMYFGIDETLGSNNAEAIYERANHYLKENNITTQTLIESSNVKLICTTDDPTDTLEYHDAIKAQKDFQTTVLPAFRPDDAFKVGTKQFVAFLKKLEKQTHSITNVETFVNALKKRIDFFHNKGGRLADHGLEVIHFESFKPTEIDAIFDKALHGTAVTSHEYFQFQTFILNELSKAYSEKAWTMQIHFGAIRNNNHNAFVKLGPDTGFDSIRDQDNLAFHLNATLDMMERENHLPKTILYNLNPVYNDIVGSTIANFQTEAGIQSKMQHGAGWWFNDTKRGMLKQMSSLADQGLIMHFVGMLTDSRSFISYSRHDYFRRILCSFIGELVELGEIPNDETLLKRMIENICYDNAYRYFKLI, from the coding sequence ATGCAATTGATTACTGAAGATTTTATGTTAACTAATGATGTAGCGAAGCACTTATATCATACGTATGCAAAACATAAACCTATTTATGATTATCATTGTCATCTCGACCCAAAAATGATAAGTGACAATGTATATTTTGATAACATCACGTCACTTTGGTTGGGAGGAGACCATTATAAATGGAGAGCGATGCGCGCTCAAGGTATAGAAGAAAAATACATTACTGGAGATGCAGATCCTAAAGAAAAATTTAAAAAATGGGCAATAACTTTAGAAAATTCAGTTGGTAACCCGCTCTATCATTGGTCTCATATTGAACTTAAAATGTACTTTGGTATCGACGAGACACTCGGTTCTAATAATGCAGAAGCAATTTATGAGCGAGCGAATCATTATTTAAAAGAAAACAATATTACAACGCAAACGTTAATCGAATCTTCAAATGTAAAGCTAATTTGTACAACAGATGACCCGACGGATACATTGGAATATCATGATGCAATTAAAGCGCAAAAAGATTTTCAAACTACTGTATTACCTGCTTTTCGACCAGATGATGCTTTTAAAGTTGGTACAAAGCAGTTTGTAGCCTTTCTAAAAAAATTAGAAAAACAAACACATTCTATTACGAATGTTGAAACGTTTGTTAATGCGCTAAAAAAACGTATCGATTTTTTTCATAACAAAGGAGGGCGTCTGGCAGACCACGGTTTAGAAGTCATTCATTTTGAATCATTTAAACCGACAGAAATTGACGCTATTTTTGATAAAGCATTGCACGGTACAGCAGTAACCAGTCACGAATATTTTCAATTTCAAACGTTTATACTTAATGAATTGAGTAAAGCGTATAGTGAAAAAGCGTGGACTATGCAAATTCATTTTGGGGCAATTCGAAATAATAATCATAATGCATTTGTGAAATTAGGGCCTGATACAGGATTTGATTCAATTCGTGACCAAGATAATTTGGCATTTCATTTAAATGCAACGTTGGACATGATGGAAAGAGAAAATCATTTGCCCAAAACAATTCTTTACAACCTAAATCCTGTATATAACGACATCGTAGGTTCTACTATAGCAAACTTTCAAACAGAAGCAGGTATCCAGAGCAAAATGCAACATGGTGCTGGATGGTGGTTTAATGATACTAAGCGAGGTATGTTAAAGCAGATGTCTTCGTTGGCGGATCAAGGACTTATCATGCATTTTGTAGGAATGTTAACAGATTCTCGTAGCTTTATTTCTTATTCTAGACATGATTATTTTAGACGGATTTTATGTAGCTTTATCGGTGAACTTGTTGAACTTGGTGAGATCCCAAATGATGAAACATTGTTGAAGAGAATGATTGAAAATATATGCTATGACAATGCTTATCGTTATTTCAAATTAATTTAA
- a CDS encoding glycoside-pentoside-hexuronide (GPH):cation symporter: MTHKDQQKLKKFEKIDKPILKFKEKLSYGLGDLGNGLMFDMGMIYLLKFYTDILGISAFYGGLVFLVAKIFDAFVDTGVGTIVDSRRNIGPKGKFRPFILYGTVPLALLTILSFISPDLSYTGKVVWAFATYLLFNMAYSIVNIPYGSLSASMSLNSDDRTQLSVFRNMGSQGALFFAGIIVIPMVDKFSNHAIGYPIVVGALALVGICLHLICYKGVKERYIVEREEIKGTNKKAFLGLLKNEAFTVLAIYTLLTIMALFLKQSAQLYYFEYVMGYPNLVGLVSTLNFAVLFPALYLTTVLSKKFGKKATALIGVGGFIIFELLNYAFFGEHLIPFLIISTISSFFLVIPNTVTWAFIADVVEYGQWKSGIRSEGITYSSYSFTRKVSQALAGFVPGVALTVIGYQPNVQQSAETLHGLKFLFFVIPAGASLVALLIFLFFYPLTDRKHKQIVKELTLREEV; encoded by the coding sequence ATGACTCACAAAGACCAACAAAAGCTAAAAAAGTTTGAGAAAATTGATAAACCAATTTTGAAGTTTAAAGAGAAATTATCATATGGTTTGGGAGATTTAGGCAATGGATTAATGTTTGATATGGGGATGATTTATCTTTTAAAGTTTTATACGGATATATTAGGAATTTCAGCATTTTATGGAGGACTTGTTTTCCTTGTAGCTAAAATTTTTGATGCTTTCGTAGATACTGGCGTAGGAACAATTGTAGATTCGCGTCGCAACATAGGACCAAAAGGTAAATTTAGACCTTTTATATTATATGGAACAGTGCCATTAGCATTATTAACCATTTTGTCATTCATTTCACCTGATTTGTCTTATACAGGAAAAGTCGTCTGGGCTTTTGCCACGTATTTATTATTCAACATGGCCTATTCTATTGTGAATATTCCGTATGGCTCACTTTCTGCCTCTATGTCATTAAACTCAGATGATCGTACGCAATTATCAGTGTTTCGTAATATGGGGTCACAAGGCGCGCTTTTCTTTGCTGGAATAATAGTGATTCCTATGGTAGATAAATTTTCTAATCATGCTATAGGTTATCCAATTGTAGTAGGTGCGCTTGCATTAGTAGGTATTTGTTTACATCTGATTTGTTATAAAGGTGTAAAAGAGCGCTATATCGTTGAAAGAGAAGAAATTAAAGGGACAAATAAAAAAGCTTTTTTAGGTTTATTAAAAAATGAAGCGTTTACTGTATTAGCGATTTACACGTTACTTACTATTATGGCTCTATTTTTAAAACAATCTGCGCAACTTTATTACTTTGAGTATGTAATGGGGTATCCAAATTTAGTAGGGCTTGTAAGTACACTGAATTTTGCTGTGTTATTTCCTGCGTTATATCTTACCACTGTATTAAGTAAAAAATTTGGTAAAAAAGCAACAGCTTTAATTGGCGTAGGTGGATTTATCATATTTGAACTTTTAAACTATGCTTTCTTTGGAGAACACTTGATTCCATTTCTTATTATTAGCACGATTTCATCATTTTTCCTTGTTATTCCTAATACCGTTACTTGGGCCTTTATTGCTGATGTTGTGGAGTATGGGCAATGGAAGTCTGGTATTCGTTCGGAAGGTATCACGTATTCTAGTTATAGCTTTACACGAAAAGTGTCTCAAGCTTTAGCAGGTTTTGTACCGGGTGTGGCATTAACTGTCATTGGTTACCAACCTAATGTACAACAAAGTGCTGAAACTTTACATGGATTAAAGTTTTTATTCTTTGTAATTCCTGCAGGAGCAAGTTTAGTGGCGTTATTGATTTTCTTATTTTTCTATCCATTAACAGATAGAAAGCATAAGCAAATAGTAAAAGAACTGACATTAAGAGAAGAAGTTTAA
- the uxuA gene encoding mannonate dehydratase — MKMTFRWYGKEDPISLEYIRQIPGMEGIVSAIYDVPVGEVRPLEKIKALKQEIEDAGLVLSVIESVPVHEDIKLGKPTRDKYIENYCQTLRHLSQCGIRTVCYNFRPVFDWTRSQLDFKLEDGSTALIYDETDIEKMNPLSGELTLPGWDSSYTKEGLEALFNDYKSVDEAQLWENLTYFVRKVMPVAEEEDILMAIHPDDPPWKIFGLLRIITNKENLERFINIYDSKHNGLTMCSGSLGADKNNDFVDMLKYFGDKERVNFVHARNVKLVGEKSFQEAAHLSEKGSIDMYEVIKALHSFGYEGPIRPDHGRMIWGETGKPGYGLYDRALGAVYLNGLYEAITKANL; from the coding sequence ATGAAGATGACATTCAGATGGTATGGTAAAGAGGACCCAATCAGCCTTGAATACATTCGACAAATTCCTGGTATGGAAGGGATTGTCAGTGCCATTTATGATGTTCCAGTAGGAGAAGTACGGCCACTAGAGAAAATTAAAGCTTTAAAACAAGAGATTGAAGATGCTGGGTTAGTACTTTCAGTTATTGAAAGTGTTCCAGTACATGAAGACATAAAACTCGGCAAACCGACTCGGGATAAATATATAGAGAATTATTGTCAGACGTTACGCCATTTAAGCCAATGTGGCATCCGCACGGTATGTTATAACTTTAGGCCAGTCTTTGATTGGACGCGTTCACAATTGGATTTTAAACTTGAAGATGGCTCTACAGCATTAATTTATGACGAAACAGATATAGAGAAAATGAATCCCTTGAGTGGAGAATTAACTTTGCCGGGTTGGGATTCTAGCTATACGAAAGAAGGGTTGGAAGCTTTATTCAACGACTATAAATCTGTAGATGAAGCGCAGTTGTGGGAAAACCTTACTTATTTTGTACGTAAAGTAATGCCGGTTGCAGAGGAAGAAGACATATTGATGGCAATTCACCCGGATGATCCCCCATGGAAAATATTTGGTTTACTACGCATCATCACAAATAAAGAGAATTTAGAACGATTTATAAATATTTATGATTCTAAGCATAATGGATTAACAATGTGCTCAGGGTCGTTAGGTGCAGATAAAAACAATGATTTTGTAGATATGTTGAAGTATTTTGGTGATAAAGAACGTGTCAATTTTGTGCATGCAAGAAACGTTAAACTTGTAGGAGAGAAATCTTTTCAAGAAGCGGCACATTTATCTGAAAAAGGGTCTATAGATATGTATGAAGTGATAAAAGCATTGCATAGTTTTGGTTACGAAGGTCCGATTCGTCCCGATCATGGACGAATGATTTGGGGAGAAACAGGCAAGCCAGGGTATGGGTTATATGACAGAGCATTAGGTGCTGTTTACCTTAATGGATTATACGAAGCGATTACGAAAGCCAATTTGTAG
- a CDS encoding SDR family oxidoreductase, translating into MKLPFKVDFSHKVVVITGGAGIIGSEMSRALAKSGAKVAIVSLNTKAEKLVEEIRSSGGVVEVFLGDVTDKASMENIQKEIHDVFGTVDILINGAGGNAPGGTTDEERYEPNGKSQSKTFFDLDEKDVGFVFDLNFLGTFIPSQVFAKDMVDKEEATIINISSMNAFKPLTKIPAYSGAKSAVSNFTEWLSVYFSKTNIRVNAIAPGFLLTSQNEALLLDKNGDYTERSQKILAATPMGRFGEPYELIGALLFLAYAPASSFVNGIVLPIDGGFNAYSGV; encoded by the coding sequence ATGAAATTACCATTTAAAGTTGATTTTAGTCATAAAGTTGTTGTGATTACAGGCGGGGCAGGTATCATAGGAAGCGAGATGTCTCGAGCTTTAGCTAAAAGTGGTGCTAAAGTTGCGATTGTTAGTCTGAATACTAAAGCAGAAAAACTTGTTGAAGAAATTCGATCAAGTGGTGGTGTAGTAGAAGTGTTTTTAGGTGACGTTACAGATAAAGCCAGTATGGAAAATATTCAAAAAGAAATACATGATGTTTTTGGGACAGTTGATATATTGATTAATGGTGCTGGAGGTAATGCTCCTGGAGGCACAACGGATGAGGAACGTTATGAGCCGAATGGCAAAAGTCAGTCTAAAACATTTTTTGACCTTGATGAAAAAGATGTAGGATTTGTTTTTGATTTGAACTTTTTAGGTACATTTATCCCGTCGCAAGTTTTTGCTAAGGATATGGTAGACAAAGAAGAAGCGACAATTATTAATATTTCATCTATGAACGCGTTTAAACCTCTTACAAAAATTCCTGCGTATAGTGGGGCAAAATCAGCTGTTAGCAATTTCACAGAATGGCTAAGTGTATATTTCTCAAAAACAAACATTCGGGTAAATGCCATCGCTCCAGGTTTTTTATTAACGAGTCAAAATGAAGCCTTACTGTTAGATAAAAATGGCGATTATACTGAACGTTCCCAAAAAATCTTAGCTGCAACACCGATGGGAAGATTTGGTGAGCCCTATGAACTGATTGGTGCATTACTCTTTTTAGCCTATGCCCCTGCTTCAAGCTTTGTAAATGGGATAGTTTTACCTATTGATGGCGGATTTAATGCATATTCAGGTGTATAA